One window of Akkermansia biwaensis genomic DNA carries:
- a CDS encoding sulfatase family protein, giving the protein MSSLKTIIAGTLVLLAASPLMAQTASEKNKKPNILFIITDDHAYQTLGTSKQDSPVALPNFNKLAKQGMVFDRSYCANSLCGPSRACILTGRHSHMNGFVFNGQHPLDGSQPTYPKMLQKAGYQTALFGKWHLESNPTGFDTWEIFPGQGSYYNPDFIIPKPDGKGRQTKRFPGYATDVVTDKSIQWLENRDKDKPFLLVVGHKAPHRAWCPALRHLGKVNTSKLTPPANFHDDYANRPEFLKKNQQTVARHMAIYSDLKVLKDQVPEEMRKSIVSPGYGWDLGELGRMTPEERKKWTDYYAKRTKSLVDGMKSGKLKDPKAFAEWKWHAYMEDYLGCLLSVDDSIGRLMKYLDKEGISKDTLVIYCGDQGFYMGEHGMYDKRWIFEESLRMPLIMKWPGKIPAGTRNNTMVQNIDYAPTIVSAAGADTPENMNTFQGISLLPTAFTNKKPDQWRDAIYYCFYENPGEHNAPRHDGIRTDRYTLSYIWTSDEWMLFDMQKDPMQMKNVINDPAYKTTAEQLKKRYQELRKTYKVPENCPGGKGTPIPKFDATW; this is encoded by the coding sequence ATGAGCTCTCTAAAAACCATCATCGCCGGAACGCTGGTCCTGCTGGCGGCCTCTCCCCTGATGGCGCAGACTGCGTCCGAAAAGAATAAAAAGCCGAACATCCTGTTCATCATTACGGATGACCACGCCTACCAGACGCTGGGCACCAGCAAACAGGATTCCCCCGTTGCCCTGCCCAATTTCAACAAGCTGGCCAAGCAGGGCATGGTCTTTGACCGCAGCTATTGCGCCAATTCCCTATGCGGCCCGTCGCGCGCCTGCATCCTGACCGGGCGGCATTCCCACATGAACGGTTTCGTTTTCAACGGCCAGCATCCTCTGGACGGCTCCCAGCCGACTTATCCGAAAATGCTGCAAAAGGCCGGCTACCAGACGGCCCTGTTCGGGAAATGGCATTTGGAATCCAACCCCACCGGATTTGATACTTGGGAAATTTTCCCCGGCCAGGGCAGCTATTACAATCCTGACTTCATCATCCCCAAGCCGGACGGGAAGGGACGCCAGACGAAGCGCTTTCCCGGATATGCCACGGACGTCGTAACGGACAAGTCCATCCAGTGGCTGGAAAACCGCGACAAGGACAAGCCCTTCCTACTCGTGGTGGGCCACAAGGCTCCCCACCGCGCCTGGTGCCCCGCCCTGCGCCACCTGGGCAAGGTAAACACGTCCAAACTCACGCCACCCGCCAATTTCCACGACGATTACGCCAACCGTCCGGAGTTCCTGAAGAAAAACCAGCAGACCGTCGCCAGACACATGGCGATCTATTCCGATCTCAAGGTTCTCAAGGACCAGGTACCGGAAGAAATGCGCAAGAGCATCGTCTCCCCGGGCTACGGCTGGGATTTGGGGGAACTGGGCCGCATGACGCCGGAAGAACGGAAGAAGTGGACGGATTATTATGCCAAGCGCACCAAGTCCCTGGTGGACGGCATGAAGTCCGGCAAGCTGAAAGATCCTAAAGCCTTCGCCGAATGGAAATGGCACGCATATATGGAAGACTACCTGGGCTGCCTGCTTTCCGTGGACGACAGCATCGGGCGCCTCATGAAATATCTGGACAAGGAAGGCATTTCCAAAGACACGCTGGTCATCTATTGCGGGGACCAGGGCTTTTACATGGGTGAACACGGCATGTACGACAAGCGCTGGATTTTTGAAGAATCACTCCGCATGCCGCTCATCATGAAATGGCCCGGAAAGATTCCCGCGGGCACGCGCAACAACACGATGGTGCAGAACATCGACTATGCCCCCACCATCGTATCCGCGGCCGGGGCCGACACGCCGGAAAACATGAACACGTTCCAGGGCATCTCCCTGCTCCCGACGGCTTTCACCAACAAGAAGCCGGACCAATGGAGGGATGCCATCTACTACTGCTTCTACGAGAATCCCGGCGAACACAACGCTCCGCGCCACGACGGCATCCGGACGGACCGCTACACACTTTCCTACATTTGGACAAGCGACGAATGGATGCTTTTCGACATGCAGAAGGACCCCATGCAGATGAAGAACGTCATTAACGATCCGGCCTACAAAACCACGGCGGAACAGCTCAAGAAGCGCTACCAGGAACTCCGGAAGACCTACAAAGTCCCGGAAAATTGTCCCGGAGGAAAGGGTACGCCCATTCCCAAATTTGACGCCACCTGGTAA